From the genome of Deinococcus sp. JMULE3, one region includes:
- a CDS encoding CAP domain-containing protein, translated as MQTAQRTLGALAALVALGLPATAQSTAEQQLIKRLNQVRAQGVTCPGSGTRPVAGGLTFTPALSAAARMQAGYMSASGRITHTGANGSTPRVRAASTGVNAVSVTEIVFMGGSQNPEQAIRWWLQSPVHCFWMNERRYTHVGAAVVQGSRGTAYVMVLSSQPR; from the coding sequence ATGCAGACCGCCCAGCGCACGCTGGGAGCCCTGGCGGCCCTCGTGGCCCTCGGACTCCCCGCCACGGCCCAGTCCACCGCCGAGCAGCAGCTGATCAAACGGCTGAACCAGGTGCGCGCCCAGGGCGTCACCTGCCCCGGCAGCGGCACCCGACCCGTCGCCGGCGGTCTCACGTTCACCCCGGCCCTCTCCGCCGCCGCGCGCATGCAGGCCGGGTACATGAGCGCCTCGGGCCGCATCACCCACACCGGCGCGAACGGGAGCACCCCCCGCGTCCGCGCCGCCAGCACCGGCGTGAACGCCGTCAGCGTCACCGAGATCGTCTTCATGGGCGGCAGCCAGAACCCCGAACAGGCGATCCGCTGGTGGCTGCAGTCCCCCGTGCACTGCTTCTGGATGAACGAACGCCGCTACACCCACGTCGGCGCCGCCGTCGTCCAGGGCTCCCGCGGTACCGCCTACGTGATGGTCCTCAGCAGCCAACCCCGCTGA
- the queA gene encoding tRNA preQ1(34) S-adenosylmethionine ribosyltransferase-isomerase QueA yields MTDATPHAGADAVLHRLNFHLPEDRVAQTGAEPRDASRLMIVGDEIQHRVFRDLPEFLRAGDLLVFNQSKVIPARVMARKPVDAHGHGGGSVEVMLLRAEERPELGRHVWSAYLKPARRAGNELWLGGLAHEGGHRAQVVGELEDGARLLRFDHDILPHLDDIGRLPLPPYIDAGDSDETWRERYQTVYAREPGSVAAPTAGLHFTPGLLARLAGMGVQTAHVTLHVGAGTFRPISGSVADHVMHAERWHVTPDTAQAINAARAEGRRVIAVGTTTVRTLESAWDGTQVQPGEGDTQIFITPGRPVNVPDLLITNLHLPGSTLLLLVAAFAGEDRIRAAYDAALNGDYRFYSLGDAMLLTNLRGAQSEVSGE; encoded by the coding sequence ATGACCGACGCCACGCCGCACGCCGGGGCGGACGCCGTCCTGCACCGCCTGAACTTCCACCTGCCCGAGGACCGCGTCGCGCAGACCGGCGCGGAACCCCGCGACGCCTCGCGCCTGATGATCGTGGGCGACGAGATTCAGCACCGCGTCTTCCGCGACCTGCCGGAGTTCCTGCGAGCGGGCGACCTGCTGGTGTTCAACCAGAGCAAAGTCATCCCCGCCCGCGTCATGGCCCGCAAACCCGTGGACGCCCACGGGCACGGCGGCGGCAGCGTGGAGGTCATGCTGCTGCGCGCCGAGGAACGCCCGGAGCTGGGCCGACACGTCTGGAGCGCGTACCTGAAACCCGCCCGCCGCGCCGGGAACGAACTGTGGCTGGGCGGCCTGGCGCACGAGGGCGGGCACCGCGCCCAGGTCGTCGGGGAGCTGGAGGACGGCGCGCGGCTGCTGCGCTTCGACCACGACATCCTGCCGCACCTGGACGACATCGGCCGCCTGCCCCTCCCGCCGTACATCGACGCGGGCGACAGTGACGAGACGTGGCGCGAACGCTACCAGACCGTGTACGCCCGCGAGCCCGGCAGTGTCGCCGCGCCCACCGCCGGACTGCACTTCACGCCCGGACTGCTGGCACGCCTTGCGGGAATGGGCGTTCAGACCGCGCACGTCACCCTGCACGTCGGCGCCGGAACGTTCCGGCCCATCAGCGGCAGTGTCGCCGACCACGTCATGCACGCCGAACGCTGGCACGTCACCCCCGACACGGCGCAGGCCATCAACGCCGCCCGCGCCGAGGGCCGCCGCGTCATCGCCGTCGGCACCACCACCGTCCGCACGCTGGAAAGCGCCTGGGACGGCACGCAGGTGCAGCCCGGCGAGGGCGACACGCAGATCTTCATCACGCCCGGCCGTCCCGTCAACGTGCCGGACCTGCTCATCACGAACCTGCACCTGCCGGGCAGCACCCTGCTGCTGCTCGTCGCCGCGTTCGCCGGAGAGGACCGCATCCGCGCCGCGTACGACGCCGCCCTGAACGGCGACTACCGCTTCTACTCGCTGGGCGACGCGATGCTCCTGACCAACCTGCGCGGCGCGCAATCCGAGGTCAGTGGGGAGTAG
- a CDS encoding N-acetyltransferase — translation MDATLPRLHAIVDADLAALRTLAHPDSPVSVDDLTRLSATRRPGEHHTQQAAFEHGEARGAVTTGVPRMDAHDGWLDLTLTLHPQEAGGPLADELLDAGLGVLRAAGATTAVTRVREDWWEHDFLRARGWQEADRMWLSTLDLRSLDFAAFAADEARARASGVRIVPLSDLGGWDAHQREHYELIHALLTDVPSARPVQVWPFDVWLERMPTLLPDTSGIMIALAPDGTWVGTSQLSQPIATRPGFVHNGLTGVRAGWRGHGLGLALKLAAARAALARGFTHSRTGNHVINRPMLAINERMGFAREAATVTLTREVGSGQ, via the coding sequence ATGGACGCGACCCTCCCCCGCCTGCACGCCATCGTGGACGCCGATCTGGCCGCGCTGCGCACCCTGGCTCACCCGGACAGCCCCGTCAGCGTGGACGACCTGACCCGCCTGAGCGCCACCCGCCGCCCGGGCGAACACCACACCCAGCAGGCCGCCTTCGAACACGGCGAGGCGAGGGGGGCCGTGACGACGGGCGTGCCGCGCATGGACGCGCACGACGGCTGGCTGGACCTGACCCTCACCCTCCACCCGCAGGAGGCCGGGGGGCCACTGGCGGACGAGCTGCTGGACGCCGGGCTGGGCGTGCTGCGCGCAGCGGGCGCGACGACCGCCGTGACCCGCGTCCGCGAGGACTGGTGGGAGCACGACTTCCTGCGGGCGCGCGGCTGGCAGGAGGCGGACCGCATGTGGCTCAGCACCCTCGACCTGCGCAGCCTGGACTTCGCCGCGTTCGCCGCCGACGAGGCCCGCGCCCGCGCGAGCGGCGTGCGGATCGTCCCCCTGAGCGACCTGGGCGGCTGGGACGCGCACCAGCGGGAGCACTACGAGCTGATCCACGCGCTGCTGACCGACGTGCCCAGCGCCCGCCCGGTGCAGGTCTGGCCGTTCGACGTGTGGCTGGAGCGCATGCCCACCCTGCTGCCCGACACGAGCGGCATCATGATCGCCCTCGCCCCGGACGGCACGTGGGTGGGGACCAGTCAGCTGTCGCAACCCATCGCCACGCGCCCCGGCTTCGTCCACAACGGCCTGACCGGCGTCCGCGCCGGATGGCGCGGGCACGGCCTGGGCCTCGCGCTGAAACTCGCCGCCGCCCGCGCCGCCCTGGCACGGGGTTTCACGCACTCCCGCACCGGGAACCACGTCATCAACCGCCCCATGCTCGCCATCAACGAACGCATGGGCTTCGCGCGTGAGGCGGCGACGGTCACGCTCACGCGGGAAGTGGGGAGTGGGCAGTAG
- a CDS encoding NYN domain-containing protein gives MQYVVHRPRVGVFIDTQNLYHSARDLMERTVNFETILKTATEGRELVHAISYTVERENEATARPFIYKLSTLGFKVRRMNLTLHHVTDGGKAIYEGNWDMGIVADMVRLMDHLDIVVLGSGDGDFTDIVEVLQERGKRVEVIAFREHTAQKLVDAADRFTHLPDIDGGLMPARQTRAATPKTEE, from the coding sequence ATGCAATACGTCGTTCACCGCCCCCGCGTCGGGGTGTTCATTGATACGCAGAACCTCTATCACTCGGCCCGCGACCTGATGGAACGCACCGTGAACTTCGAGACGATCCTGAAGACCGCCACCGAGGGCCGCGAGCTCGTGCACGCCATCAGCTACACCGTGGAACGCGAGAACGAGGCCACCGCCCGCCCGTTCATCTACAAGCTGTCCACGCTGGGCTTCAAGGTGCGGCGCATGAACCTCACGCTGCACCACGTCACGGATGGCGGCAAGGCGATCTACGAGGGCAACTGGGACATGGGCATCGTGGCCGACATGGTGCGCCTGATGGACCACCTCGACATCGTGGTGCTCGGCAGCGGCGACGGGGACTTCACCGACATCGTGGAGGTCCTGCAGGAGCGGGGCAAGCGCGTGGAGGTCATCGCGTTCCGCGAGCACACCGCGCAGAAACTCGTGGACGCCGCCGACCGGTTCACGCACCTGCCCGACATCGACGGCGGCCTGATGCCCGCCCGCCAGACCCGCGCCGCCACCCCCAAGACCGAGGAGTAA
- a CDS encoding M3 family metallopeptidase: protein MTATQPEATGVSNPLLNVGFRIPFDQIRPEHAEAAVDTLLAQTQAKLEDLARSGERGFANFMADLDTLTEQLDTVNTIVHHLDSVNSSPEWHAAKMAILPRTSEFYTKLSLHPGLWAALKAFAETPEAAALDPVRTRHLKLTIDEFRREGADLQGEEQKRLLALNTRLAEVTSQFSKNVLDETAAFEMYVPEGRLAGVPQRVQDATRRDAEAKGKDGHRLTLHAPVLVPVLTYADDRELRRDLWLANSRVGQQEGRDNRPLIREILGLRREKAQLLGFRDFADYVLQDRMAGSGTRALAFERDLDARTRPAFERENDDLRAFHREQVGADAPELEAWDVSYWAEKQRQVKYDFDEEALRPYFPMDGVLAGLFEITRHVFGISVTESEAPGWHPEVRYYTIHDEAGTHVASFYTDWFPRDSKRAGAWMNAFITGGPREGGVAPHLGLMCGNMTPPDGDTPALLSIREVETVFHEFGHLLHHALSRVEVRSLSGTSVPWDFVELPSQIMENWVMERGALDLFARHYQTGETIPQDLFDRMVAARNYRAANAAMRQYSFGLTDLSLHVEFDPEGDADHVTYARDLMATFNPTPLPEHYAMIAAFNHLFSSPVGYGAGYYSYKWAEVLDADAFSRFAQEGIFNRDTGRAFVDSVLSRGNSADPAELYREFMGRDPDADALLRRSGLL from the coding sequence ATGACTGCAACCCAACCCGAGGCGACCGGCGTCAGCAACCCCCTGCTGAACGTCGGGTTCCGCATTCCCTTCGACCAGATCCGCCCCGAGCACGCCGAGGCCGCCGTGGACACCCTCCTGGCGCAGACTCAGGCGAAACTCGAGGACCTCGCCCGCAGCGGCGAGCGCGGCTTCGCCAACTTCATGGCGGACCTGGACACCCTGACCGAGCAGCTCGACACCGTGAACACCATCGTGCACCACCTCGACAGCGTGAACAGCAGCCCCGAATGGCACGCCGCGAAGATGGCGATCCTGCCCAGGACCAGCGAGTTCTACACGAAACTCAGCCTGCACCCCGGCCTGTGGGCGGCGCTGAAGGCCTTCGCCGAGACGCCCGAGGCCGCCGCGCTCGACCCGGTGCGCACCCGGCACCTGAAACTCACCATCGACGAGTTCCGCCGCGAGGGTGCCGACCTGCAGGGCGAGGAGCAGAAGCGCCTGCTGGCCCTGAACACCCGCCTGGCCGAGGTGACCAGTCAGTTCAGCAAGAACGTCCTCGACGAGACCGCCGCCTTCGAAATGTACGTGCCCGAGGGGCGACTGGCGGGCGTGCCGCAGCGCGTGCAGGACGCCACCCGCCGCGACGCCGAAGCCAAGGGCAAGGACGGGCACCGCCTGACCCTGCACGCCCCGGTCCTCGTGCCCGTCCTGACGTACGCCGACGACCGCGAACTGCGCCGCGACCTGTGGCTCGCGAACAGCCGCGTGGGTCAGCAGGAGGGCCGCGACAACCGCCCCCTGATCCGCGAGATCCTTGGGCTCCGCCGCGAGAAGGCCCAGCTCCTGGGCTTCAGGGACTTCGCCGACTACGTGCTGCAGGACCGCATGGCGGGCAGCGGCACGCGCGCCCTGGCCTTCGAACGCGACCTGGACGCCCGCACCCGTCCCGCCTTCGAACGCGAGAACGACGACCTGCGCGCCTTCCACCGCGAGCAGGTCGGTGCCGACGCCCCCGAACTGGAAGCCTGGGACGTCTCGTACTGGGCCGAGAAGCAGCGGCAGGTCAAGTACGACTTCGACGAGGAAGCCCTGCGCCCCTACTTCCCCATGGACGGCGTCCTGGCAGGCCTGTTCGAGATCACCCGCCACGTGTTCGGCATCAGCGTCACCGAGAGCGAAGCGCCCGGCTGGCACCCCGAAGTGCGCTACTACACCATCCACGACGAGGCGGGCACGCACGTCGCGAGCTTCTACACCGACTGGTTCCCCCGCGACAGCAAACGCGCCGGCGCGTGGATGAACGCCTTCATCACCGGCGGCCCCCGCGAAGGCGGCGTCGCGCCGCACCTGGGCCTGATGTGCGGCAACATGACGCCCCCCGACGGCGACACCCCCGCCCTGCTGTCCATCCGTGAAGTCGAAACCGTCTTCCACGAGTTCGGGCACCTGCTGCACCACGCCCTGAGCCGCGTGGAGGTCCGCAGCCTGAGCGGCACCAGCGTCCCGTGGGACTTCGTGGAACTCCCCAGCCAGATCATGGAGAACTGGGTCATGGAACGCGGCGCGCTCGACCTGTTCGCCCGCCACTACCAGACCGGCGAGACCATCCCCCAGGACCTGTTCGACCGCATGGTCGCCGCGCGCAACTACCGCGCCGCGAACGCCGCCATGCGCCAGTACTCCTTCGGCCTGACCGACCTGAGCCTGCACGTCGAGTTCGACCCCGAAGGCGACGCCGACCACGTCACGTACGCCCGCGACCTGATGGCGACCTTCAACCCCACCCCGCTGCCCGAGCACTACGCGATGATCGCCGCGTTCAACCACCTGTTCAGCAGCCCCGTCGGCTACGGCGCCGGGTACTACAGCTACAAGTGGGCCGAGGTGCTCGACGCCGACGCGTTCAGCCGCTTCGCGCAGGAAGGCATCTTCAACCGCGACACGGGCCGCGCCTTCGTGGACAGCGTCCTGAGCCGCGGCAACAGCGCCGACCCCGCCGAGCTGTACCGCGAGTTCATGGGCCGCGACCCCGACGCGGACGCCCTGCTGCGCCGAAGCGGCCTCCTCTAA
- a CDS encoding BTAD domain-containing putative transcriptional regulator, with amino-acid sequence MTLHWRDLTSARRTRLPAVRGAVARPRLLDALDARVLLVTAPAGYGKTTALAEAAAARPGPVAWLTLDSDDADPLVLAASLSLAVQGLPGGARPGEALGAGASPRRVAGLVADVLDGCAALLVLDEAQGLSGTPGADLLGELLAPGEGRVALLSRTALDLPELARLEVSGDAARLSAAELAFTPAEIAALFASQGLTLSGAEVRAAHAATEGWPIAVRFLTQAAAQGRVTPADLADLEGGDAPLGTLFTYLAQEVLGPLDPSLRGLLTRSSVFEELIPALLEDALDEPRARTLLDALAGSGTFLTRAGEDTYRAHPLLRAHLRGLLPPEEARAVAARGAAFFERTGRLRRALAAHLLAGNAARAATLLAGRGGVWLAQGRVTLVDRSLSRLPRAVWTPALHALAGDALRLASRYDEARAEYALAGPLDRALGEVRLALDTVQPAHAWGPLDEAAALIGGDRQGEVRRLRAENLLNAGQLAEAVALEPELRGGARYALRSGDLDAALSRALALADGETGGARAAQNHREGLLLASFLHAARGEVHAAGACARRGLAEGERLESPFVQALALARLGHAQQAAGDFAAARESYEAALRQAQHVAGRLQVEPLMGLAALAGRAGDGARAQALTAEARGQTGGDRYMEGLLVLTAALGLAQGPLAPQAPDGLRQATALFSACGDAFGQAAAALALFTLDAGGAGAAAQAVTAYPFLLGRPSLFAPVASRAGRAALLARLGEAHPDARGALATAARELGYAAVPDPADTPGFEVQVQVLGRVAVLREDGRVREWGRAKARDLLALLAVHPAGLPREAAQEALFPDADPGVGERNFRVTLHALGQVLEEARARSGVFLERGDWLRLRPGADLHVDLAAAWAHLGQAAGTPGRLEALLALPPTLADVDLEDVAREAERYAAALPEALAAEAEVALAVARPDRAARAAGRALSLDPAHEPAARALMRAQHALGRGAAAGRVYAALSAALADLGLRPLPETQALWQALSGARA; translated from the coding sequence GTGACCCTTCACTGGCGGGACCTGACGTCGGCGCGGCGCACGCGGCTGCCGGCGGTGCGCGGCGCGGTGGCCCGCCCGCGCCTCCTGGACGCGCTGGACGCCCGCGTGCTGCTGGTGACCGCGCCTGCCGGGTACGGGAAGACGACGGCGCTGGCCGAGGCGGCTGCGGCGCGGCCCGGGCCGGTGGCGTGGTTGACGCTGGACAGTGACGACGCCGATCCGCTGGTGCTGGCGGCCAGTCTGTCGCTGGCGGTGCAGGGCCTGCCGGGCGGGGCGCGTCCCGGGGAGGCGCTGGGGGCCGGGGCGTCGCCGCGGCGGGTGGCAGGGCTGGTGGCGGACGTGCTGGACGGCTGCGCGGCGCTGCTGGTGCTGGACGAGGCGCAGGGCCTGTCGGGCACGCCGGGCGCGGACCTGCTGGGGGAGCTCCTCGCGCCGGGCGAGGGTCGCGTGGCGCTGCTGTCGCGCACGGCGCTGGACCTGCCGGAGCTGGCGCGGCTGGAGGTGTCGGGGGACGCGGCGCGCCTGTCGGCGGCGGAACTGGCGTTCACGCCCGCCGAGATCGCCGCGCTGTTCGCGTCGCAGGGCCTGACCCTGTCGGGCGCGGAGGTCCGGGCGGCGCACGCGGCGACCGAGGGCTGGCCGATCGCGGTGCGGTTCCTGACGCAGGCGGCCGCGCAGGGCCGCGTGACGCCGGCGGACCTGGCGGACCTGGAGGGCGGGGACGCGCCGCTGGGGACGCTGTTCACGTACCTCGCGCAGGAGGTGCTGGGACCGCTCGACCCGTCCCTGCGGGGCCTGCTGACGCGCAGCAGCGTGTTCGAGGAGCTGATTCCGGCGCTGCTGGAGGACGCGCTGGACGAGCCGCGCGCGCGCACCCTGCTAGACGCGCTGGCGGGCAGTGGGACGTTCCTGACCCGCGCAGGTGAGGACACGTACCGCGCGCACCCGCTGCTGCGCGCGCACCTGCGGGGGCTGCTCCCGCCGGAGGAGGCGCGGGCGGTCGCGGCGCGCGGCGCGGCGTTCTTCGAGCGCACGGGGCGGCTGCGGCGGGCGCTGGCGGCGCACCTGCTGGCCGGGAACGCGGCGCGCGCGGCGACGCTGCTGGCCGGGCGGGGCGGGGTGTGGCTGGCGCAGGGGCGGGTGACGCTGGTGGACCGCAGCCTGTCGCGCCTGCCGCGCGCGGTGTGGACTCCGGCGCTGCACGCCCTGGCCGGGGACGCCCTGCGGCTGGCGAGCCGCTACGACGAGGCCCGCGCGGAGTACGCGCTGGCAGGCCCGCTGGACCGCGCGCTGGGCGAGGTGCGCCTCGCGCTGGACACCGTGCAGCCCGCGCACGCCTGGGGGCCACTGGACGAGGCGGCGGCGCTGATCGGCGGGGACCGGCAGGGCGAGGTGCGTCGCCTGCGGGCGGAGAACCTGCTGAACGCCGGACAGCTGGCGGAGGCCGTGGCGCTGGAACCCGAGCTGCGCGGCGGGGCGCGCTACGCGCTGAGGTCCGGGGATCTGGACGCGGCGCTGTCGCGGGCGCTGGCCCTGGCGGACGGCGAGACGGGCGGCGCGCGGGCCGCGCAGAATCACCGCGAGGGCCTGCTGCTGGCGAGTTTCCTGCACGCGGCGCGGGGCGAGGTGCATGCGGCCGGGGCCTGCGCGCGGCGGGGCCTGGCCGAGGGTGAGCGGCTGGAGAGTCCGTTCGTGCAGGCACTGGCGCTGGCGCGGCTGGGGCACGCGCAGCAGGCGGCGGGGGACTTCGCGGCGGCCCGTGAGAGCTACGAGGCGGCGCTGCGGCAGGCGCAGCACGTGGCGGGTCGCCTGCAGGTGGAACCCCTGATGGGGCTGGCGGCACTGGCGGGCCGCGCGGGGGACGGCGCGCGCGCGCAGGCCCTGACGGCCGAGGCGCGGGGGCAGACGGGCGGGGACCGCTACATGGAGGGCCTGCTGGTCCTGACGGCCGCGCTGGGGCTGGCGCAGGGTCCGCTCGCCCCTCAGGCACCGGACGGGCTGCGGCAGGCGACGGCGCTGTTCAGCGCGTGCGGGGACGCCTTCGGGCAGGCGGCGGCGGCACTGGCCCTGTTCACGCTGGACGCGGGAGGTGCCGGGGCGGCCGCGCAGGCGGTGACCGCGTACCCGTTCCTGCTGGGCCGCCCGTCCCTGTTCGCGCCGGTCGCGTCCCGCGCGGGCCGCGCGGCGCTGCTGGCCCGCCTGGGCGAGGCTCACCCGGATGCGCGTGGCGCGCTGGCGACGGCGGCCCGCGAACTGGGGTACGCGGCGGTGCCGGACCCGGCGGACACGCCGGGGTTCGAGGTGCAGGTGCAGGTGCTGGGCCGCGTGGCGGTCCTGCGCGAGGACGGCCGGGTGCGCGAGTGGGGCCGCGCGAAGGCCCGCGACCTCCTGGCCCTGCTGGCCGTGCACCCGGCGGGCCTGCCGCGCGAGGCGGCGCAGGAGGCGCTGTTCCCCGACGCCGACCCGGGCGTGGGCGAACGGAACTTCCGCGTGACGCTGCACGCGCTGGGGCAGGTGCTGGAGGAGGCGCGCGCGCGCAGCGGCGTGTTCCTGGAACGCGGGGACTGGTTGCGCCTGCGGCCCGGCGCGGACCTGCACGTCGATCTGGCGGCCGCCTGGGCGCACCTGGGGCAGGCGGCGGGGACGCCGGGCCGCCTGGAGGCCCTGCTGGCGCTCCCGCCCACGCTGGCGGACGTGGATCTGGAGGACGTGGCGCGTGAGGCCGAGCGCTACGCGGCGGCCCTGCCCGAAGCGCTGGCTGCCGAGGCGGAGGTGGCCCTCGCGGTGGCTCGCCCGGACCGGGCGGCGCGGGCGGCCGGGCGCGCCCTGAGCCTCGATCCGGCCCATGAACCGGCGGCGCGGGCGCTGATGCGCGCGCAGCACGCGCTGGGGCGCGGCGCGGCGGCCGGGCGGGTGTACGCGGCCCTTTCGGCGGCGCTGGCGGACCTGGGACTGCGCCCCCTGCCGGAGACGCAGGCGCTGTGGCAGGCGCTGTCGGGCGCGCGGGCCTGA
- a CDS encoding ABC transporter ATP-binding protein yields MTDTLNRTAPASNDVGQELRIEGLAAGYGKVQVLWDVSLHAAPGEFVAVIGANGAGKTTTLRAVSGVVKPTAGRITLGGVDITRAEPSRVVALGLGHVPEGRELFPHMTVRENLELGAAMSAAARARAAETLGEVYALFPRLQERAGQLAGTLSGGEQQMVAVGRALMARPSVLVVDEPSLGLSPLMTQTVFEALKAVNARGVTVVLVEQNVNLSLKLAHRAYVLENGQVVGEGTGAALLADPAVREAYLAL; encoded by the coding sequence ATGACCGACACACTGAATCGGACGGCCCCCGCGTCGAATGACGTGGGGCAGGAATTACGTATCGAGGGTCTGGCTGCCGGGTACGGGAAGGTGCAGGTGTTGTGGGACGTCTCGCTGCACGCCGCGCCGGGCGAGTTCGTGGCAGTGATCGGCGCGAACGGGGCGGGCAAAACGACCACGCTACGCGCCGTGAGTGGCGTCGTGAAGCCCACGGCGGGCCGTATCACGCTGGGTGGCGTGGACATCACGCGGGCCGAACCGAGCCGCGTGGTGGCGCTGGGCCTGGGGCACGTCCCGGAGGGCCGCGAGTTGTTCCCGCACATGACGGTGCGCGAGAACCTGGAGCTGGGCGCGGCCATGAGTGCCGCCGCCCGCGCGCGCGCCGCCGAGACACTGGGCGAGGTCTACGCGCTGTTCCCCCGCCTTCAGGAACGGGCGGGGCAGCTGGCAGGCACGCTGTCCGGTGGGGAGCAGCAGATGGTCGCGGTGGGCCGCGCGCTGATGGCCCGCCCCAGTGTGCTGGTCGTGGACGAACCCAGCCTGGGCCTGTCGCCGTTGATGACCCAGACGGTGTTCGAGGCGTTGAAGGCCGTGAACGCGCGGGGCGTGACGGTTGTGCTGGTCGAGCAGAACGTGAACCTCAGCCTGAAACTGGCTCACCGGGCGTACGTGCTGGAGAACGGGCAGGTCGTGGGGGAGGGGACGGGCGCGGCGCTGCTGGCCGACCCGGCCGTGCGCGAGGCGTACCTGGCGCTGTAG
- a CDS encoding 3-hydroxybutyrate dehydrogenase — MTQDTQKQGRAALVTGGTSGIGLAIAQRLAQDGLRVAVLDLDRPQAREVARAHGLAFIGADLSRREDCRRAVDEAVAALGGLDVLVNNAGFQHIDPIAEFPEDTWDAMLHVMLTAPFLLSKYAWPHLTRSGQGRIVNVASIHGHVASPFKSAYISAKHGLVGLTRTAALEAGEQGLTVNAICPGYVRTPLVEGQIADQARTRGLTVQEVEQKVMLEPAAIKRLLNPEDIAALASYVVSPAAWGMTGAVLDLDLGWTAR, encoded by the coding sequence ATGACGCAGGACACGCAGAAGCAGGGCAGGGCCGCGCTGGTCACGGGCGGCACGAGTGGCATCGGGCTGGCGATCGCGCAGCGCCTCGCGCAGGATGGGCTGCGGGTGGCGGTGCTGGACCTGGACCGCCCGCAGGCGCGCGAGGTGGCGCGGGCGCATGGGCTGGCGTTCATCGGGGCGGACCTGTCGCGCCGCGAGGACTGCCGCCGCGCGGTGGATGAGGCGGTGGCGGCGCTGGGTGGGCTGGACGTGCTGGTGAACAACGCGGGCTTCCAGCACATCGATCCGATCGCGGAGTTCCCGGAGGACACGTGGGACGCGATGCTGCACGTGATGCTCACGGCGCCGTTCCTGCTGAGCAAGTACGCGTGGCCGCACCTGACCCGTTCCGGGCAGGGCCGGATCGTGAACGTGGCGAGCATTCACGGGCACGTGGCCAGCCCCTTCAAGAGTGCGTACATCAGCGCGAAGCACGGCCTGGTCGGCCTGACGCGCACGGCGGCGCTGGAGGCCGGTGAGCAGGGCCTGACCGTGAACGCCATCTGCCCGGGGTACGTGCGCACGCCGCTGGTCGAGGGGCAGATCGCGGATCAGGCCCGCACGCGCGGCCTGACGGTGCAGGAGGTCGAGCAGAAGGTGATGCTGGAACCCGCCGCGATCAAGCGCCTCCTGAACCCGGAGGACATCGCGGCACTCGCCAGTTACGTGGTCAGCCCGGCGGCGTGGGGCATGACGGGCGCGGTGCTGGACCTGGACCTGGGCTGGACCGCCCGGTAA